The following proteins come from a genomic window of Nautilia profundicola AmH:
- a CDS encoding aminotransferase class I/II-fold pyridoxal phosphate-dependent enzyme, translating to MYNKELEVLKKKNRLRERKIYPQNTIDLASNDYLGLAENKTVRQNAFSHAMEFDSHGAKASMLVNGYHPAHRLLEEKLKALNGFEEALVLGSGFLANMALFELGRRGDLFLIDEEYHASGIVGSRLTGAEVRFFKHNDIKDLIEKSKDCKSFKRVFTAVEGVYSMAGDKVDKNITDYAQQIGTLIIDEAHSVGVLGENLMGITDEYSLNPEKTVKMGTLGKALGSYGAYILANEEIISYLLNRAKSVIYTTALSPVDALLAYYALEEIEKNRNFYKNEINKRNLILNSDSLIKILPAQDNKALLLKQKQLFNRNILIGAIRPPTVQSPIFRVIGRVSVEIDIISKTIDFLKE from the coding sequence ATGTATAACAAAGAATTAGAAGTTTTAAAGAAAAAAAACAGACTCCGTGAAAGAAAAATCTACCCTCAAAACACAATAGACCTTGCCAGCAACGACTATTTAGGCCTCGCCGAAAACAAAACCGTACGCCAAAACGCATTTTCACATGCAATGGAGTTTGACTCCCACGGTGCAAAAGCCTCCATGCTCGTAAACGGATACCACCCCGCACACAGACTGCTTGAAGAAAAATTAAAAGCCCTGAACGGATTTGAAGAGGCTTTGGTACTCGGCAGCGGATTTTTGGCGAATATGGCTCTGTTTGAACTCGGAAGAAGAGGTGATCTTTTTTTAATAGACGAAGAATACCACGCAAGCGGCATAGTTGGAAGCAGACTAACGGGTGCGGAAGTTAGGTTTTTTAAACACAACGACATAAAAGATCTAATCGAAAAATCAAAAGACTGCAAATCCTTCAAGCGTGTGTTTACGGCCGTTGAAGGTGTATATTCGATGGCGGGCGACAAAGTAGATAAAAATATAACCGACTACGCACAGCAAATCGGAACGCTTATAATCGATGAAGCCCACAGCGTGGGGGTTCTTGGTGAAAATCTTATGGGTATTACGGACGAATACAGTCTTAATCCCGAAAAAACAGTCAAAATGGGTACACTCGGAAAGGCGCTTGGAAGCTACGGCGCTTATATTCTGGCAAATGAAGAAATTATTTCATATCTTCTAAACAGGGCGAAAAGCGTAATTTACACCACGGCTCTGAGTCCCGTTGATGCACTTTTGGCATATTACGCCCTTGAAGAGATAGAAAAAAACAGAAATTTTTATAAAAATGAAATAAATAAGAGAAATTTAATCTTAAATTCAGATTCTTTAATTAAAATTCTGCCCGCCCAAGACAATAAAGCACTCCTTTTAAAGCAAAAGCAATTATTTAACCGCAACATACTAATAGGGGCCATAAGGCCCCCAACCGTACAATCCCCGATATTCAGAGTTATTGGACGAGTCAGCGTCGAAATTGATATAATTTCTAAAACGATTGATTTTTTAAAGGAATGA
- the alaS gene encoding alanine--tRNA ligase, translating to MDIRKKFLEFFESKGHKVYPSAPLVPDDPTLLFTNAGMVPFKPIFTGEKPAPEPPRACSSQLCMRAGGKHNDLENVGYTNRHHTLFEMLGNFSFGDYFKEEAIAYAWEFVTEVLELPKEKLWITIHESDDEAGKIWEKYVPKERIVKMGDKDNFWQMGDTGPCGPCSEIHFDQGADKFNSPEDYLGGDGDRFLEIWNLVFMQYNRDESGKLTPLPKPSIDTGMGLERITAIKEGVTSNYDSSIFRPLLEKIVEITGKEYHTDKRGASHRVIADHIRAVTFLTAQGVQFSREGRGYVLRRILRRGVRHGYLLGMREPFMYKIVDTLAEQMGEQYPYLLEKKESVKDTIKLEEERFFETIDKGMQLFEEELKKTTGDTFSGEVAFKLYDTYGFPLDLTQDMLREVNKQVDMKTFNALMQEQKDRARANWKGSGDVKINLKDLEKVENNKFVGYEHTEYKTKVKALFDENMNMVETLNGSGWVMLEETPFYAESGGQVGDKGELRTYPTSQNGELRIVAKVVDTKKFDDKNLSKVVEAELKTGDEVVAKVDENRSEIAKNHTATHLLHAALRKVLGEHVTQAGSLVEANRLRFDFTHPKALTKEELESIEEMVNRVIAKSIPAEVKEMSIDEAKKMGAMALFGEKYGDVVRVVKFGDFSVELCGGTHVNNTAEVNSFYIIKESGVSAGVRRIEAVAGFGAYRYAKGFRDLVEEIKSENKAKDLKAFVEKQKEEIKKLKTEIKELEKAAVKEIKPVNKDGINYVIERIDNANLREIATDLKGRVDNLVAFLAGENKGKVTLVAVSTVDSVKAGDLIKNYAPIVGGKGGGKPDFAQGGGKDSGKIDEMIAQVKKDLIK from the coding sequence ATGGATATAAGAAAAAAGTTTTTGGAATTTTTTGAAAGCAAAGGGCACAAGGTTTACCCTTCGGCGCCCCTTGTTCCGGATGATCCGACACTTTTGTTTACAAATGCCGGGATGGTTCCTTTCAAGCCGATTTTTACAGGTGAAAAACCGGCTCCCGAGCCTCCGAGAGCGTGTTCGTCACAGCTTTGTATGAGAGCGGGCGGAAAACACAACGACCTTGAAAACGTGGGATATACCAACAGACACCATACTCTTTTTGAAATGCTCGGAAACTTCAGCTTCGGTGATTATTTTAAAGAAGAAGCTATAGCTTATGCGTGGGAATTCGTAACCGAAGTGCTTGAACTGCCAAAAGAGAAGTTATGGATTACGATTCATGAAAGCGATGATGAAGCGGGCAAAATCTGGGAAAAATATGTTCCAAAAGAGAGAATCGTAAAAATGGGAGATAAAGACAACTTCTGGCAGATGGGTGATACTGGGCCATGCGGACCGTGCAGTGAAATACATTTCGACCAGGGTGCGGATAAATTTAATTCTCCTGAAGATTATCTTGGAGGTGACGGAGACAGATTTCTTGAAATCTGGAACCTTGTATTTATGCAGTATAACAGGGATGAAAGCGGAAAACTCACCCCGCTTCCGAAACCGAGTATCGATACGGGAATGGGCTTAGAGAGAATTACTGCGATTAAAGAAGGCGTGACAAGCAACTACGACAGTTCTATTTTCAGACCGTTACTTGAAAAAATCGTAGAAATTACAGGCAAAGAATACCATACGGACAAAAGAGGCGCGAGCCACAGGGTAATTGCCGATCATATCAGGGCTGTTACGTTCCTCACAGCCCAGGGTGTGCAGTTTAGTAGGGAAGGAAGAGGTTACGTTCTTAGAAGAATTTTAAGAAGAGGCGTTAGACACGGATATCTTCTTGGGATGAGAGAACCTTTTATGTACAAAATCGTTGATACTTTAGCTGAACAGATGGGAGAGCAGTATCCGTATCTTCTTGAAAAGAAAGAATCGGTAAAAGATACTATAAAACTTGAAGAAGAGAGGTTTTTCGAAACGATTGACAAAGGAATGCAGCTTTTCGAAGAAGAGCTTAAAAAAACAACAGGTGACACGTTCAGCGGCGAGGTTGCGTTTAAACTTTACGATACATACGGATTTCCGCTTGATTTAACTCAGGATATGCTTAGAGAAGTAAACAAACAGGTTGATATGAAAACGTTTAACGCACTTATGCAGGAACAAAAAGACAGAGCCAGAGCTAACTGGAAAGGAAGCGGGGACGTTAAGATTAATTTAAAAGATCTTGAAAAAGTGGAAAACAACAAATTCGTAGGATATGAGCATACGGAGTATAAAACTAAAGTAAAAGCTCTTTTTGATGAGAATATGAATATGGTTGAAACTCTAAACGGCAGCGGATGGGTTATGCTTGAAGAGACTCCTTTTTATGCTGAGAGCGGTGGACAGGTAGGAGATAAAGGTGAATTGAGAACCTACCCAACCAGCCAAAATGGAGAATTGAGAATTGTCGCCAAGGTGGTAGATACCAAAAAATTTGATGACAAAAACTTAAGCAAAGTCGTTGAAGCCGAGCTTAAAACAGGCGATGAGGTGGTGGCCAAGGTTGATGAAAACAGAAGCGAAATCGCCAAAAACCATACGGCTACGCACCTTCTTCACGCGGCACTTAGAAAAGTATTAGGTGAGCATGTAACACAGGCAGGGTCTTTAGTTGAAGCAAACAGACTCAGATTCGACTTCACGCATCCAAAAGCGCTTACAAAAGAAGAGCTTGAGAGTATAGAAGAGATGGTAAATAGAGTTATCGCCAAATCAATTCCTGCGGAAGTTAAGGAAATGAGCATTGACGAAGCTAAAAAAATGGGTGCAATGGCGCTTTTCGGTGAAAAATACGGAGATGTCGTAAGAGTTGTGAAATTCGGAGATTTCAGCGTAGAGCTTTGCGGTGGAACGCACGTAAACAATACGGCTGAAGTAAACAGCTTTTATATCATTAAAGAAAGCGGTGTAAGTGCCGGGGTTAGAAGAATCGAAGCCGTTGCGGGATTCGGTGCGTACAGATACGCCAAAGGGTTCAGGGATCTTGTGGAAGAGATTAAGTCCGAAAACAAAGCAAAAGATCTAAAAGCGTTTGTCGAAAAACAAAAAGAAGAGATTAAAAAACTTAAAACCGAAATCAAAGAGCTTGAAAAAGCGGCGGTTAAAGAGATTAAACCGGTAAATAAAGACGGTATCAACTATGTAATCGAAAGAATAGACAACGCAAATCTTAGAGAAATCGCGACGGATCTTAAAGGAAGAGTTGATAATCTTGTAGCGTTTTTAGCGGGTGAAAACAAAGGCAAAGTAACGCTTGTGGCGGTATCTACCGTTGATAGTGTAAAAGCCGGGGATTTAATTAAAAACTACGCTCCTATCGTCGGAGGAAAAGGCGGAGGAAAACCTGATTTTGCCCAAGGCGGTGGTAAAGATTCAGGCAAAATAGATGAAATGATAGCTCAGGTTAAAAAAGATTTAATTAAATAA
- a CDS encoding response regulator transcription factor, whose product MKILLVEDDKQLGRVLKKTLEAKGYEVHHIEDGEDAFNDILINEYDVYLLDINLPKIDGIKLIKLIRHKNPKAIIIMITASAQIEDMEKAYGENHDGCDEYIKKPFHSEELLLRINHWLKVKNDTCNNNEEKEKITIDNMEFYFDTLDLYIDGVLADLRKKEKRLLAILLKNIGKTVKKDEIVKYVWENANRKEYPLRQLVSELKNKLPGDYITSVVGIGYRFDKK is encoded by the coding sequence ATGAAAATTTTATTAGTAGAGGATGATAAGCAATTAGGAAGAGTTTTAAAAAAAACATTAGAAGCTAAGGGATATGAAGTTCATCATATTGAGGACGGGGAAGATGCTTTTAATGATATTCTTATTAATGAATACGATGTTTATCTGCTTGATATTAACCTTCCTAAAATTGACGGTATTAAATTAATAAAACTTATTAGACATAAAAATCCTAAAGCGATTATTATTATGATTACAGCGTCTGCTCAGATTGAAGATATGGAAAAAGCATATGGTGAAAATCACGACGGATGTGACGAATATATTAAAAAACCGTTTCATAGTGAAGAGTTGTTGCTTAGAATAAATCACTGGCTTAAAGTTAAAAATGATACATGTAATAACAACGAGGAAAAAGAAAAAATAACGATTGACAATATGGAATTTTATTTTGATACATTGGATTTATATATAGACGGGGTGTTGGCTGATTTAAGAAAAAAAGAAAAAAGACTTTTAGCTATTTTGCTCAAAAACATTGGTAAAACCGTTAAAAAAGATGAAATTGTAAAATATGTTTGGGAAAACGCTAATAGAAAAGAGTACCCTTTAAGACAGCTTGTGAGTGAGCTTAAAAACAAACTTCCGGGAGATTATATTACATCTGTTGTAGGAATAGGATATCGATTTGATAAAAAGTAA
- a CDS encoding sensor histidine kinase — protein MIKSKITLNKVIFIFFVIVTLVTFMFIYMQYKSSKEILIQSYVNKYAFQSLQIKEKFKNIFDKALYYFKSHEETDIEKLYLLPFFYEKGQIDLENVSKVLNSDVEKGHYEIFIIDRNYKIVNATYKPDIGYDLGKFPAFKKVLDDVFNGKKEIDVSPIFLDIASMNLKKYYLIRSPDKKYLLQLAYVIDIYNDLEKVYYFIKPTVKDLQLYFVNKYMIYNINLEKRYQKKLPLNQLYQNSLRILNDIINCDKSMFRNIFTTQKNEVLFKKVVNLFDKNNNIIKKIDLKRNNLTMYTLINSVFDRNDNRVIIKTVYDIKHLNEDLDKLLNNLLLTFSFLILVFVLLYIVIIHRASQTIIKLVSYMKKNEPCDECDSFIKEIDELKESYNFLHYKLNNEIEKNRNLLDLNRRFIVDTIHQIRTPLNVIMLNTDLLKLEIKDKNVQDIIEEIDAAVAMLNNSYEDLAYLSSNNTAITYKPTHINISQVLKERVNFFSTIAKVNDKKLIVDIDEDIEYYINRIEFERIVDNNISNAIKYSNDEEIYIALKRKKDKIVLTFKSYGEPIKEPKKIFEKNYREKTHKRGLGLGLNIVKNICDKYGIRYRVYYVNEMNVFEYVFKV, from the coding sequence TTGATAAAAAGTAAAATAACGTTAAATAAAGTTATTTTTATTTTTTTTGTAATTGTGACATTAGTTACATTTATGTTTATATATATGCAGTATAAAAGTTCAAAAGAGATATTAATTCAGAGTTATGTAAACAAATATGCATTTCAATCACTTCAGATAAAAGAGAAGTTTAAAAATATATTCGATAAAGCGCTATATTATTTTAAGAGTCATGAAGAAACAGATATAGAAAAACTGTACCTACTTCCTTTTTTTTATGAAAAAGGGCAAATTGATTTAGAAAACGTTTCAAAAGTTTTAAACTCCGATGTTGAAAAAGGGCATTATGAAATATTTATAATAGATAGGAACTATAAAATAGTCAATGCAACCTATAAACCGGATATTGGTTACGACTTGGGTAAATTTCCGGCATTTAAAAAAGTGTTGGATGATGTTTTTAACGGTAAAAAGGAAATTGACGTATCACCGATATTTTTAGATATAGCATCTATGAATTTAAAAAAATACTATTTAATAAGATCTCCCGATAAAAAATATCTTCTTCAGCTTGCGTATGTGATTGATATATACAATGACTTGGAAAAAGTATACTATTTTATAAAACCTACCGTAAAAGATCTCCAATTATATTTTGTTAACAAATATATGATTTATAATATAAATTTAGAAAAAAGATATCAGAAAAAACTTCCGCTTAACCAGCTGTATCAAAATTCTTTACGTATATTGAATGATATTATCAATTGTGATAAAAGTATGTTTCGTAATATATTTACAACGCAAAAAAACGAAGTGCTATTTAAAAAAGTTGTCAATCTTTTCGATAAAAACAATAATATAATTAAAAAAATCGATTTAAAAAGAAACAACTTAACAATGTATACGCTAATCAACTCCGTTTTTGATAGAAATGATAACCGCGTAATTATAAAAACAGTTTATGACATCAAACATTTAAATGAAGATTTGGATAAATTGTTAAATAATCTTTTATTAACGTTTTCATTTTTAATTTTGGTATTTGTACTTTTATATATTGTAATCATCCACAGGGCATCCCAAACAATTATTAAACTTGTATCGTATATGAAAAAAAACGAACCGTGTGATGAATGTGACTCTTTTATTAAAGAAATTGATGAATTAAAAGAGAGTTATAACTTTTTACATTACAAATTGAACAATGAAATTGAAAAAAATAGAAATTTGTTAGATTTAAACAGAAGGTTTATTGTAGATACAATTCATCAGATAAGAACACCTTTAAATGTTATTATGTTAAATACCGATCTTTTAAAACTTGAAATTAAAGATAAAAATGTACAAGACATTATAGAAGAAATAGATGCAGCGGTTGCAATGCTTAATAACTCTTATGAGGATTTGGCGTATTTATCTTCAAATAATACGGCAATTACTTATAAACCGACACATATAAATATTTCTCAAGTTTTAAAAGAGAGGGTTAACTTTTTCAGTACGATTGCCAAGGTTAATGATAAAAAGTTAATTGTGGATATTGACGAAGATATAGAATATTATATTAATAGAATTGAGTTTGAAAGAATTGTGGATAATAACATTTCTAATGCAATCAAATATTCAAATGATGAAGAAATATATATAGCTTTGAAAAGAAAAAAAGATAAAATTGTGTTGACATTTAAATCATATGGCGAGCCGATTAAAGAGCCTAAGAAAATCTTCGAAAAAAATTATAGGGAAAAAACGCATAAAAGAGGATTAGGACTCGGACTTAACATTGTTAAAAACATTTGTGATAAATACGGTATAAGATACAGGGTTTATTATGTAAACGAGATGAATGTGTTTGAATATGTTTTTAAGGTATAA